The Reichenbachiella carrageenanivorans region CTGTATCTTGAGCAGATTCTCCTCCGATATAAAAGATATAATCACCCCTACTCACTACTCCAGCACCAGCAGTAGCTATCGGCAATTTTTCTTTGAGGGTCACCCATTTGTTCGCATCGAAATCGTAGACATCTATATCGGAAACCGTAGCTCCAAAAAAAGCTGTAAAATCAGCTGGGTGATGTACACTAGTATTTCTACCTCCGATACAATACAACTGATTCTCTACTATCACAGCCGTAAAATGATCTCTGACATGAGGGGCTTTGGTCAACGCTGTCCATTTTGAGTTTCCCAAATCATAATAACTCATCGCATTGGTGGTACCACTGGTATGACCATAGGTGATGCCACAGACCACATATATCCTATTCGACCTCAATACCGCCCCTGCTCCCCCTCTTTGAAAAGCAGCAGGTATTTCGGATCCTTTTTCCCAAACATCTCTGGCTGGGTGATATATCCATACATGGCTGATGGGCACTTCCGTAGGGTATGGTCCTGTAAGTGCACTCACGATGTAGATTGCTTTTTGATATACGACTGGCTGAAAATGATGAAACTCTATTGGCGTATTGGCTTTTTGCTCCCACTCATTGGTGCTCGGATCAAATACATTGACAGGTTTGATCCCTCTCCCTCCCATCAAGTAAAACTTACCTTCAAACTCCACAAAAGCATTTTCGTGACGTGCCACTGGTTCGCCTGTAGCTGCTATGGCAGACCACTGGTAGTTAGAAAAATCACCGCTCTGTGCCTTGATGTTTCCCGAAAGGACAGCAGATATAAAAAGGCTTATCATTAATACCTTTTTATTTCGGCACATCGACCAGCTGGTCGCTCTAGTACGACCAGCCAGAGGATGTATAATGTGTTTTATGATTTTCAAAACCACTAGCATCAAATAGTTATTCTACTTGTTTGGTTATTTCACTAGGAGTAATTCCATTTTCATTGAATGATTCTATGGTGAAAAAATACGGCTGCTTACTATCCAAACTACGGATGGTCACTTCTGTATCGGTATAGACCATATAACTATGGTATAGCTTGTCGGGGTGCGAACCGAAGCTGATGTTGTAACCTGTAGCGTTATCAGACTTCGTCCATTTAAGCGTGACCATTCTACGGTCTTGGATATTTCTTTCTACTTCCAATTCATTTACTTTGATCGGCTCAGCTCCAGTACCTTTTCCAAATATTCTTAACCCTGAGATGGCAAAGTTGCCGTCTGGTACTTTCACATTTTTGATTCTGATGTATCGGTAGCTTACAGGTTCCGAAAGTTGGGTATAATCATGCGAACGATCATTGTCGTTGTCAGACTTATCTAGCACCATCTGCCAGTCGGTTTTATCATCAGAGCCTTCTACCACATACTGGTGACGCAAGCCCTGCTGGCGATTTAGTATTTGTGTATTGTACTCTGCAAAGTTGGCCTGAATGGCATAAATGCTACTCGACTCACCTAAATCTACACTCAGCCACTCTCCTGCAGCTCCACTCTGTGCGGCCCAATAGGTACGGATGTTTTCGTCGTTGGCATGGGCAGGAGCAAATGAATCGACCGCCGAAGAAACTTCAACAGGCTTATTGTAGGACAAGAGCATCCATCCTGGGAAAATTTCATCGAAGCTTTCTATGCGTTTGTTCGGGATAATAATCGGGTAATCTCCATATTTATTGACTGTATGAAGCACTCCATCCGCATCGAAAAAAGCAGGGTAAAAACCGATTCGACGTTCAAACTTGTGCTTGACCGAAACCGAAATAGTACCAGTATGCCAGAGGTTGCCATAGTCGTCGTAGAACGTACTACCATGCCCTGCTCCACACGCAAAACCTTCGGGCTTGTATGAAAATGGGTTGTTGGAAGCCAAAGTAAAAGGCCCAAGTGGGTGGTCAGATTCATAGACCCCATCGGCATACGATTTTTCGCGTGTGCCTGGCGCCGAGTATTGCAAGTAGTATTTGTCGTTGTGCTTATTCATCCAAGAGCCTTCCAGCCAGGGTGCATTGTCATACTCATCGTTGTAGTCTCCACGCACTTCAAAACCTAGCTGCGCTGGATTAGGAAAAATCGTTTCGCTGGTTTCGCTTAAAAACTGAAACGTCTCCTTGTCTATCTCTGCGGCATAGAGCGGTTTCACATTTGAGCAGCCCCAATACAGGTACAATCGATTGTCTGTATCGAGAAAAAAAGCAGGGTCTTCTACTGCAAAAGGCAAGGTATGGCTGGCTTCCCACTTGCCACTCTTAGGGTCTGAAGAGCTATAGACTTTGTTGTTTTTCTTAGAGGAAACGGCCAAATAGATTTTGTCTCCGAGTACAATAGTCGTGGGTGCATAGTCTTCAGTTGGGATCTCGTTGGTCTCTACGAAGATCCAATCAGCTAGATCTTTCGAATACCAATATCCCCCAGATTTGGAAGCAAAAAGGTAATATTCACCTTTAAATTTGATTACCGTAGGATCGGCGGCTTCTCTCCGAGAAGGCAACTCTGGCCTAAACCTATAGCTTAGATTCATCGGGTTACTAACGGTTTGAAAGGATGGTGCTGTCTGCACGGATACCTCCTTAGATTGATCTGACACGGACTGTGTACCACACCCCCAAGCTAAAAACACTAATGAGTACCATACCCACTTACACATACTATACTTTCTCATATCACTTTTTATTTTCACTAATTAATCTTCTCTACTAGGCTTAAGGCCATTTTTTTCTTGTATGCAAATCAATACCCTGTGATTTCTTTTACTTTATTAAAAAAACTCTTTTTTCGGTCAGAGTTGATTTCCCAGCTCACAGGTACGGTTTGAAAACCATTTTCAAAAGCTTCTCCTTCTTTTCTGAAATCAAAATACCCCCAAGAAGTATAAGCCTTCACGGCATTAACCATGTTGTTGCTCTCTGCATCAAAATCATAATGATCATCCTCATTGAATAGGATTGGTTTGGGGGTGTAGCCCTGCACATTTCTAGTTTCTTCCACCAGGGTGTAGATGTCTTCGGGATGCTCCATTTTGTTGCCATGAATCAGAAGGAAATCTGCGATTTCGACCACATTAGACTGTGGTGCTCTTCCTCCACGGTAACTGGTACTGGTTAGCAATCTGTACCCGTCTTTTTCTATGCCTTGTACTCTGGCTACCAACTCATGTATCCGCTCTGCAGTCAGGATGCTGTGCTCATACTTAGGATAATCCACTTCATTGCCTATCTCTACGAGTATGTTTTTGTACCCCTTATTTAATAGCCAGTTGGTGATATTGTCTACCCCGTTGATCACTGCCATTTCATCAGCGAGTACCTGATCTTGTCCAAAATAGAAATAACCCAAAATAACCACCATACCCAATTCATCTGCTTTATCTAAAACCTTGGTTAATCTAGCCATATAAGCAGGCCGCAGATTACCCAACGAATCGAAGGTAGAGTTAATGCTATTGAGGTTGCCATATCCCATGGGACTACCGCCTTGTAGGTTGAGCGTGAAAGCCAATAGACCGTGGCGCTTCCATTCAGGCATAGCTGCCACAAACTCAGCCGTGTTTCTTTCTGGATCCCAAATCCCTGTATCTGGATATTTGAACCTACCAGCCGATTCAGGGTTGACATCATCATAAATGCCCTGTACCATTCTGGAATTCATCAACAAGCCTTCAATTTTATGACCGTTCCAATACCGTCCTTTGTAGGTTAGCTCTCCATTGATATAAAATTGTTCTCCCTTGATCGTCACTTCGGTACGTGCCGGAGCATCTGTTTTATTTGTACACTGAAAGAGTGTACCTGCTCCTACAATCAGTGCTACAGCAACAGCAGCCACGTTTATTATTTTTAAATTTCTCATCTTTTACTTTTTAGGGGTCAATAGTACTTCTGCGCTCAATCCATCTCTACACTCGAACTCGATCACTGTTTCCGACCTATTGGTACTCAATACTTTTACTTCTTTTATTTCAGCAGTTTCTATCCATTTGGTTTGCTCAGCTATAGCCCATGAGCCTCTCAGCGTGAGCCGAACAGTATGCGGGCGACTAGGCCAAAAGAACCACTCATGCTCATAGATAGACAGCTCTACTCTGGAACCATCAGGCAGGCGATCATCCTGTCCTTCGTAGATATTGAGATCTGGATCGGCCACGGATAGCCTGAGTAGATTGCCTTCCGACTCAGTGATAAAGGTCGAAGACTTATTTACTGCTTTGACGGTTCCTTTTTTGAAACCCAATCCTGATGGAGCATAGACCGCATAGGCTGTAGACTGCCCCTTGGCCCAGTGAACAACATGCGCATTTTCATCACTTTGCAAAACGCTAAATGGCGGCGTCTTCTCATTCATCTCAGTAGCAAATGTCTCCATTTTAGCTGGTGTAGCATCGGCCATCACGATGTATTGATAAGACGCTTGATCTGGCGCTGAGCCATGGTTGATATAAGCAGATACAAAATCTCCACTCAGCTCTTTCTTACCTATAGCATCAGGATTGGTCTGTGTGTTTCTATAAAACTGAATCCCCTTTTTCATCATCTCACCAGAAAGAAAATACCCTGATCCTCTACTATCGATTGCCCAAAATGATTGATTTCCAATCATTTGTTTTTCTATAGGAAAATCGGACAGACTCCCCTCCGAAGTAGCAGTAGGTAGACTGGTATCTACCAGTGCTGTTTGAAACAGGGTGGTTTCTACATCATGTGCTGTCAAGCCACTGGTAATATCACTTCCTATACAAACGACATATTCCCCGAAAAAGAAATAAGATTTTTTTCCTGTAAAGGACTCTAAACCAAACTTATCATGTCCTTTGAACTGAAAGGCGTACAAACCTAATCCAGTAGTAGACGAAACCCCACCGCTAAAGGCTTGATCGCTCAATAAGTACTCTCCTCCTTCGTCTCTTACCTGCCCTGGGTTGGTCTCCATCTGATCATAAGGCAAACGAACAGTCGTACTGCCTGGCCACCTGTGCCAATCAAACCCTGGCACCCAAGTAGTACCATCAGACGGGGTAGAACTATCTAAACTGCTCGGGTAAGCAATATCTAAATAACCATGGGCTATGTACAATGGATAGGCAAAAAAAGAAGATCCCCAACTCTCGAATGGTATCACGTACTTGCTATGCCCACGAACGGTGATCATCCAATCATTTTGCTGTCGTCTGATACCCACATTGGAATAAGGCAACATCTTGAATCCTACATATTGAAAATCACTGGTAATTTTATTCCTTCGTTCTATCTTGTCTAGCCAATATTGAAACTCAGGTTTATACGGTTTCTCTTTTCCTATTAACTCTAAGTATTCTGACTCCATCACTTCGTCTCGTGCTGGACTAGCCAGAGCCATCAAAGCTGGTATAATGTAAAACTGTTCGTTTAACTCATAAATACTGAAACGTATGGAAGCAAAAGCCTTGGGGGCTTCGCGTTTTTCAGTACCAAATAAACCTAAATAGAGTGTCTCTACAACATTACTCATTCGATCATAGGCAGGCTGAGTAGCTGAAAATGACGTAGATGACAACATATACAGAGTAGCTACCGTACCAAAAACTGCACGCCCGCCATACCCGTAGGCATGTCCTGCATGATGAAAAACAGTACCGTCTGGTTTGAAAGTTTCGTCTAGTGCATGAGCATATGCTGTAGTGATATTTGAAAAATAGGACGAAAAATGTTTTAAGTCTCTGGCTTTTTCTGGGGAATCCTCCATCAATAATGCTGTAGTAAGCCGCTGACTCAAAAGCCCTTGCGATTCATCAGCATTGATACCCGTTCTGCCTTCGAAGCCATAAACATATGCTTCGTTGTACACCTGATTGAAGCTATAAAACCACTTACATATTTCAATGGCTTTGTTGAGCTTATCATGCTTGAGTAATACCTCTTTCATCAGAAACATGGCTGGTGCATAAGCACGTATGCAATAAGAATAATGATGCATCCAACCCAACCCTGCTCCTGTATCGAAGCCTTGGTCTATTCCGTAATCGAACAGGTCGATAAACATGCTTTCGAGTTCTTTTTTAGATGTCTCCGAATTAGTCCAGCGGTAGGCTTTTGCCAAATCCCCCATGAGGGCATCAAATTTGGTTTTCCAAATCATCACCCCTTCCAATAGCTCCTTGTTCGACATATCCATTTCGTTGAAATGGTCTGTCATGATGTGCGATTTAACCAAAGGTCTACCATAAATCTGATCACCTGATCTGGTAATCTCAAAAGCCTCGAACCGCTTGCGAATACCTGCTATTTTTTGTTCGTTCCATTTTTGCTGCTCGTAGGCGGGCAACCAAAATTCCAAGGCTTGCGCTTCCAACGTTCTGAAATCCGCCACTACTTCATCAGTCAAAGGCTCTAGGGGAAACGTAGGCCTATACTTACTGTATTCGTACAAAAGATGTGGGTACTGCGACACCAGTCTAGGATGCATATCTATTTCTGGCAATTGAGGATTGGGGTTGACTGTACGAGGATTCATGGGTACAGATAGCCCCATCACATCTAAATAAAAAGTACCACTACCTGTAGCAGGTGCATTGATAGTCAATCTGGTCATGTCCTCTCTTGGTACGCCACGCATGTCTCCTCTGTCGTAGCCTACTACTACCGTGCGCCATCCTTTAAAATTGAGATTATAATCAAATTCACAATCCACCTCATCTCCTCTTCCAAACTGGAATCGAATGCGCTGATTGCTCGCCTTGTCGTTGTATATCCATAGAAAAAAACCTCTTGGAGGTGCTAAAACTGGGTTTTTCTCACTCCCTCCGTGGCCATTGCTAAGCTTACTCAAGTCTGTGACCAATCGCTGTTTTTGATATCCTATGGGTGTATCGAAAGTCAAAACGGCATTGCCCGACCAATCCCACTTCAAGGATTTTTCGCCATATTTCATCCGCAGGGTGTCTATACTTATGCGCCCCCCTGTAGACTCAAGCCCTGCAGGTATGCCTTCTTCAAAACTCTCCATCACTCGGACAGGTGTCTGCACATCCTGACCATGAGCTGATAGGCATACACCTAGTACAATGGCTACTAATAATTTAACTTTCTTCCCCACTTTCAATACACTCATTATTAATTATAATTTAAAAAATTGGACGCTACTTTTTCTTGATACCACCTGTCGTTGGTCTGTTTCAATAGACGCTCAAGCGAAGATTTCAATTCACCCCCCACAGTACTGTTTAGTTGTTCAAAAGCTATTTTCTCCAGTTGATTGGGATCCTTTTTATTGTCATAACAATAAATTTCGGATGCTTGATTTTTGTCTTCTCTAACTACAAAAGTATAATCGCCCGTGAAGACTCCACGTGTTTTATAATTCATAATGAGAACGGCTTTGGGTTTTTTGTTTTCATTTTCTTCTGGTTTTTTAATGACATCCGCATAGTTTGTACCTTGTACCTCTGCAGGGATTCGGTTTTCCATACCTGCTAAAGCTACTAACGTGGGCAAGACATCTGGTGCGCCCATAATGAGGTCTTCTACCCGGTGCTTGAGTTTGTCTCCCCATTTCACCACAAATGGAATATTGAGCGATTCGTTTTCTGGTACATTTTTGCCACGCTTGCCATGGCTACCGAGCATTTCTCCATGGTCAGATGAAAAAACGATGATGGTATTGTCGGCTATGCCCATAGCCTCTAGCTTGTCCAATACAAGACCTATATAGTAATCTACAGCACTCACATTGGCAAAGTAATAAGGGGCATACTGCCCTATTTCATGATCTGCATTTTCATGCGTAAGCAGTCTATCCAGATCGACCTCACCATTGTCAGTGTACTGATCAAAATACTCCATTTTGGTACTTTCCTCTGTCCATGGATTGTGAGGAGGATTAAGCGACCAAATCATAAAGAAAGGCTTTTCTGTATCTCTCTGTTTGTGTGTATTGTCTAGGTAATTGATAATATTTTCTGATTCAAACTCCGCAGAGAACCGTTTGGGGTAGAATAGTTCTCCGTCTTTTTTCCCACCGATGATTTTAGGGTCACTAGCATAGACCAACGGATCGAAGTGTACGTCCTTGAGTACCTGACAGAAATAGTCAATACTGTGACGGTCTGGCCCTTGAGGGATGTAGGTATCATATCGGTTGATATACTCCCCACCAGGAGGGTCTGTAGTGCCATGATAAGTACCATTAGCATCAAAAAGTGGTTCATTTTTCAACCAATGGCATTTGCCAAAATAGGATACATTGTACCCTCCTTGGGCAAACACATCTGTAATCGCTGTCACGTCAGATCTCAAGGAAGACTCCCTGTCCATCCGACAATTGTTGGTCGCCCCATTGGTATCTGGATACATGCCTGAAAGCATCATGGCACGATATGGACTACAAAGCGGAAAATTGCTTACTGCCTGACTAAATACGACCCCTTCTGCGGCCATTTTATCCAATGCAGGTGTGTTTACTGGGTCTGGATTGCCTTGCAAGTGCTGGTCATAGCCAGGCTGTGACCAGATGCCAAGACTGGAGTTTCTAAACTGGTCTGGAAATATAAAAATCACATTTGGCTGCTGCTCTTCTACAGCTGATTTTTGAGACCCACAACCCGACAGGGCGACTATCAGCACATAGGCTATAGTCAACAAATTAGCTTTCTTCATAACTGATTGATCTATCTTTTTTTATTTTTTTCAAGACTCATTTCTATAATATTCGATGTAGTTGGTACGAACTATTGTTATTGGCCGTGAGTACCGATCGTCCACCATCTGCAGTACGAATCAAATGCAAGCTTCTCACATCTTGATCTAGCTTCCACCCGGTCTGGCTATAAGGTAAACGCTGCAATCTACCATTGGGGCTACCCATCAGTACTTCTCCATTACCAGCATCCATTCGGGTAGTTTCTATTTCCATCATGTAATTATTGCCAGCGAGTATCAGATCCTTGTGCCCATCCTCATTGAGATCTGCGACCAGAATGCTGTTGATAGGGAAAGCCTGACAGTGATTGGTAAACGGCTCAAAATCAAACCCATTCCCTTGATTTCTAAATATCCCAGATCTAAATTCTACTGCTTGATAATGAATGGCTGTTTGGATACCTGCCCCCACGATTTCGTCGAAATCTCTATGGGCAAAATCACTATAAGAAGTGATAGATCTTGCCAGCTGCGGTAGTTGCTGTGTAGAGCAATTCTTGCCCCGAACGGGGACTTGCCTGTCTTTGTAGTATTTTACTAAAAACACATCTTCTGTACCACTTTGATCAAAATCATTAGCATACACATGGTAGGGTTTGTCTATAGCGGCGTGATGCTTGCTGTTGAGTCCCAGGTTGCCTGTCACTATATCCAGATCTCCATCTTGATCTATGTCGTCTACGACCAGTTGATTCCACCAGCCTACTTGCTGTGCTAAATTTTCATACGATGTACTCCTTCTCAATTTCCCTTGGGTATTAACCAAGACTTCGATGCCCATCCACTCCCCTGCTAAAATCAGATCATCGGTTCCATTTTGATCAATGTCTGCCCATTGAGCACTTGTGACCATACCTAGGTATGCTAGCTCTGGTGCCAGCTCTACAGTTTTGTCTTTGAACGTTCCTTTTTCATTGATTAGCAAAAAGCTACGTGGGGCATGTGGGTATTTGCTAGGGATCAGTCTCCCTCCTACAAACAAATCAATATCCCCATCTTGATCGTAATCTGCTGGCACCACTACACTACCCGACTCCACCATAGCAGGCAGTGCCTCTTGCTGACGTAGAAAATTGCCATTTCCGTCGTTTGCATACAGCCTATCCTGCAACGCGGGATGACCGATAGGATATTCGTAACTCCCACTGACGACATACAAATCCTGATCCCCATCCTGATCTGCATCAAAAAATACCGCCGCTACGTCTTCGTGTCGCTGGTCGGATTCAAAATCAGGTGTGACTATCGGGTGAAACCCATCTTCTGTGCCCATTAATATTTTTCCTGAAAAGGAACGAGATCCTCCCAAATACAGGTCTTCTATCCCATCGCCATTGATATCTGAAGTAGCCACAGCAGGTCCCATTTGTGACAATTTGTAGGGCAGCAATACCTGATCGACATAATCGTCGTACAGTATTTCGTCATGTGTTTCTCCTAATGTTTGCTTGGCAAATAAAGGCTTGGTAGCTGTCTCTGATTTAGGTTCGTTGATGGCAACGGTATAATCTACCGTCAAAAGTTGATTAGGGACTACTGATCTAATCGTCTGTGTCTTGCCATCAGGCCAAGTGATTTCGACCTGATGAATCTGATTTGATTTGGAAAACCCAAAATGGAGTGTATTGGATACTGAAGATAAAAAACCTCTGCTATTGATCAATTGCCGAACTTGACTGGTCTGATTTTCGAAGGTTACTTTGGCACGCACTCCTATGCCATTGCGGTTGTGAGCAGGACCTTTGAACTGCAACTTCAAATATTGTCCTAAGCCTAGCTCTATGGCTTCATTTTTTAGAATGGTGGCTTTGTCGTTGATATTGTTGACCACGATTTCCAGATCACCGTCATTGTCTAGGTCGGCGTAGATGGCGCCATTGGAAAACGTGCTCAAGGTATCCGCCCAAGTCTGTGTCATGTTTTCAAAGGTCAGGTCTCCCCTGTTTCTAAACAGGTAGTTGTTCATCTTCTGCTGGGGTAACATCTGGGTATATTCCAAAAATTCTGCGTCGGATGGTTTGCGCCCTCTTTTGCGTGCAGTCATCCCTATTTGAATATTGGCATCCTGATCTATGACATCACGAAACACGCCATTGGTCACATAGATATCATTGAATCCATCGAGATCAAAATCTGCTAATAATGTTGCCCAGCTCCAATCGGTATTGGCCATACCTGCTAGCTGCGCTATTTCACTAAAAGTGCCATCTCCATTGTTTCGCTGGAGCATATTGTGCATGTATTGATAATGATATCCTTGATCCACCATCTGGTGAAACTTGGCTGGTGAGGTCATCGACATCGTGGTCTTGGCTCTGATATAATCCTCTGGGTTCATATCCAAAACCATCAGATCCATCTGAGTATCATTATCCAGGTCAGCCATGTCGCTACCCATGCTATAATATGACATATGTTTCACTACTTTTTCTGCTGCTTCGCTAAAAGTGCCGTCTTGATTGTTGAGAAAAACGAAATCAGGATATTCCAGATCATTGCTCACATATATATCCAACCATCCGTCTTGGTTCAAATCACCTACTTGCGCATGGAGGCCAAATCCTCGATCTGGCAGGATACCCGAACTGGCGGACACATCGACATATTGATGGTTTCCTTCATTGCGATAGAGTTTGTCGCTCCCTTTTAGCGCAATGGTGGCTTGGTCTGTTTTTAGGTCTTCTATGGGGTAGATATTTCTATAATCGGAGGTGACCTCAGGTGAGTTAACAAGATACATATCTAAGTCTCCGTCCTTGTCATAGTCGAAAAAAGTAGCCATCACGGATCGATTAGCATCGTCTAGGCCATATTCATTCGCTCGTTCGGAAAAGGTCAAATCGCCATTGTTGATATAAAGCAAATTGGTATACAGGTCTTCGTCTGGCAGCCAACCAGCTCTGCAGATATAGATATCCAAAAATCCATCTTGATTGACATCTACGATTGTGACTCCTGCATCAAATCCATCGGCATGCGTTATGCCTGTGGTCTGACTGATATTTTTAAATTTTAAATTTCCTTGGTTTAGGTATAGTTGATCGGCTTGAGTGTTGGACACGAAGAAAAGATCCTCTAGTCCGTCGTTGTTGAAATCGGCACTGGCTACGCCTCCACCCATGTAGGCATAGATGTATTGATAATAGTGATAGTCTTCAGATTCAATGATGGGGTTTACAAAATTCACTGAAGTGCTACTGGAAGGTAAATAGGTAAAAAGCTGTGGTTTAGACTCCTTATGAGTTGTAGGGTCGCAGCTCATCAGCACGCTCATATACCATAAGGCCATAAGTAGATTAAATACGTTTTTCTTTCCCGTCATTTACTTTCCGCTTCTGTTCTTTATTCTTAGATTGATAAGACACCCCGTCTAAGCCTGAGGCCTAGCCGGGGTGTACATTTTTATACTAATGACTATTTTGAATCTGCCAAATGAGGAGCTTTATCTATTTCTTCTTGTGGTATAGGAGCGAAATAGTTGTCTAAGCCTAGGCTTCCTACGATAGCGTTCGATTCGAGCGGCGACCTGTCTGACAATGCCGTCTGAACTTGCTCCATTCTCACTAGATCGTACCATCTTTCGAACTCTCCTGCTAATTCCCATTTACGCTCAGTAAA contains the following coding sequences:
- a CDS encoding Kelch repeat-containing protein, which produces MISLFISAVLSGNIKAQSGDFSNYQWSAIAATGEPVARHENAFVEFEGKFYLMGGRGIKPVNVFDPSTNEWEQKANTPIEFHHFQPVVYQKAIYIVSALTGPYPTEVPISHVWIYHPARDVWEKGSEIPAAFQRGGAGAVLRSNRIYVVCGITYGHTSGTTNAMSYYDLGNSKWTALTKAPHVRDHFTAVIVENQLYCIGGRNTSVHHPADFTAFFGATVSDIDVYDFDANKWVTLKEKLPIATAGAGVVSRGDYIFYIGGESAQDTAHSETQVFDVKTRQWRTWSPLVVGRHGSQAVQYQRKIYLAAGSPKRGGGNMNSIEVFELKK
- a CDS encoding family 43 glycosylhydrolase; translation: MRKYSMCKWVWYSLVFLAWGCGTQSVSDQSKEVSVQTAPSFQTVSNPMNLSYRFRPELPSRREAADPTVIKFKGEYYLFASKSGGYWYSKDLADWIFVETNEIPTEDYAPTTIVLGDKIYLAVSSKKNNKVYSSSDPKSGKWEASHTLPFAVEDPAFFLDTDNRLYLYWGCSNVKPLYAAEIDKETFQFLSETSETIFPNPAQLGFEVRGDYNDEYDNAPWLEGSWMNKHNDKYYLQYSAPGTREKSYADGVYESDHPLGPFTLASNNPFSYKPEGFACGAGHGSTFYDDYGNLWHTGTISVSVKHKFERRIGFYPAFFDADGVLHTVNKYGDYPIIIPNKRIESFDEIFPGWMLLSYNKPVEVSSAVDSFAPAHANDENIRTYWAAQSGAAGEWLSVDLGESSSIYAIQANFAEYNTQILNRQQGLRHQYVVEGSDDKTDWQMVLDKSDNDNDRSHDYTQLSEPVSYRYIRIKNVKVPDGNFAISGLRIFGKGTGAEPIKVNELEVERNIQDRRMVTLKWTKSDNATGYNISFGSHPDKLYHSYMVYTDTEVTIRSLDSKQPYFFTIESFNENGITPSEITKQVE
- a CDS encoding glycoside hydrolase family protein; its protein translation is MRNLKIINVAAVAVALIVGAGTLFQCTNKTDAPARTEVTIKGEQFYINGELTYKGRYWNGHKIEGLLMNSRMVQGIYDDVNPESAGRFKYPDTGIWDPERNTAEFVAAMPEWKRHGLLAFTLNLQGGSPMGYGNLNSINSTFDSLGNLRPAYMARLTKVLDKADELGMVVILGYFYFGQDQVLADEMAVINGVDNITNWLLNKGYKNILVEIGNEVDYPKYEHSILTAERIHELVARVQGIEKDGYRLLTSTSYRGGRAPQSNVVEIADFLLIHGNKMEHPEDIYTLVEETRNVQGYTPKPILFNEDDHYDFDAESNNMVNAVKAYTSWGYFDFRKEGEAFENGFQTVPVSWEINSDRKKSFFNKVKEITGY
- a CDS encoding chondroitinase family polysaccharide lyase; translation: MSVLKVGKKVKLLVAIVLGVCLSAHGQDVQTPVRVMESFEEGIPAGLESTGGRISIDTLRMKYGEKSLKWDWSGNAVLTFDTPIGYQKQRLVTDLSKLSNGHGGSEKNPVLAPPRGFFLWIYNDKASNQRIRFQFGRGDEVDCEFDYNLNFKGWRTVVVGYDRGDMRGVPREDMTRLTINAPATGSGTFYLDVMGLSVPMNPRTVNPNPQLPEIDMHPRLVSQYPHLLYEYSKYRPTFPLEPLTDEVVADFRTLEAQALEFWLPAYEQQKWNEQKIAGIRKRFEAFEITRSGDQIYGRPLVKSHIMTDHFNEMDMSNKELLEGVMIWKTKFDALMGDLAKAYRWTNSETSKKELESMFIDLFDYGIDQGFDTGAGLGWMHHYSYCIRAYAPAMFLMKEVLLKHDKLNKAIEICKWFYSFNQVYNEAYVYGFEGRTGINADESQGLLSQRLTTALLMEDSPEKARDLKHFSSYFSNITTAYAHALDETFKPDGTVFHHAGHAYGYGGRAVFGTVATLYMLSSTSFSATQPAYDRMSNVVETLYLGLFGTEKREAPKAFASIRFSIYELNEQFYIIPALMALASPARDEVMESEYLELIGKEKPYKPEFQYWLDKIERRNKITSDFQYVGFKMLPYSNVGIRRQQNDWMITVRGHSKYVIPFESWGSSFFAYPLYIAHGYLDIAYPSSLDSSTPSDGTTWVPGFDWHRWPGSTTVRLPYDQMETNPGQVRDEGGEYLLSDQAFSGGVSSTTGLGLYAFQFKGHDKFGLESFTGKKSYFFFGEYVVCIGSDITSGLTAHDVETTLFQTALVDTSLPTATSEGSLSDFPIEKQMIGNQSFWAIDSRGSGYFLSGEMMKKGIQFYRNTQTNPDAIGKKELSGDFVSAYINHGSAPDQASYQYIVMADATPAKMETFATEMNEKTPPFSVLQSDENAHVVHWAKGQSTAYAVYAPSGLGFKKGTVKAVNKSSTFITESEGNLLRLSVADPDLNIYEGQDDRLPDGSRVELSIYEHEWFFWPSRPHTVRLTLRGSWAIAEQTKWIETAEIKEVKVLSTNRSETVIEFECRDGLSAEVLLTPKK
- a CDS encoding sulfatase family protein, with product MKKANLLTIAYVLIVALSGCGSQKSAVEEQQPNVIFIFPDQFRNSSLGIWSQPGYDQHLQGNPDPVNTPALDKMAAEGVVFSQAVSNFPLCSPYRAMMLSGMYPDTNGATNNCRMDRESSLRSDVTAITDVFAQGGYNVSYFGKCHWLKNEPLFDANGTYHGTTDPPGGEYINRYDTYIPQGPDRHSIDYFCQVLKDVHFDPLVYASDPKIIGGKKDGELFYPKRFSAEFESENIINYLDNTHKQRDTEKPFFMIWSLNPPHNPWTEESTKMEYFDQYTDNGEVDLDRLLTHENADHEIGQYAPYYFANVSAVDYYIGLVLDKLEAMGIADNTIIVFSSDHGEMLGSHGKRGKNVPENESLNIPFVVKWGDKLKHRVEDLIMGAPDVLPTLVALAGMENRIPAEVQGTNYADVIKKPEENENKKPKAVLIMNYKTRGVFTGDYTFVVREDKNQASEIYCYDNKKDPNQLEKIAFEQLNSTVGGELKSSLERLLKQTNDRWYQEKVASNFLNYN